One stretch of Flavobacterium sp. 9 DNA includes these proteins:
- a CDS encoding OmpA family protein, whose amino-acid sequence MKHLNKLLVAVMMVMGLSSHAQDSNNPWAISFGVNAVDTRTSSGAGHGFFDQHFSQPFAVKDNWNILPSLSYIGVSRYVGHGFSVGLQGSVNKIDKYVTFDLSNPAHDNRGNVVTNPGDLMYYGIDAAVKYSFQELIHSKVVDPSLSVGGGYTFFGDSSYGTVNPGAGVTFWFTDAIGLELATKYKWAVSGDRQDAAGVPDAPSHFQHTAGLVFKFGGKDTDGDGIYDKDDACPDVAGLKQFNGCPDTDGDGIVDASDACPDVFGLAALNGCPDTDGDGIADKDDACPDVAGLAALKGCPDTDGDGIADKDDKCPTVAGPKENGGCPFLDADKDGVADKDDDCPTVYGPASNRGCPEVTSEALEDLKVQARAVYFNSGKATFKTGDKETPARLDAIKEILKNYPNAKFSIEGHTDSTGSAKINQKLSEERAAAVKNALIERGVNPENLESKGFGSSQPVASNKTAAGKAQNRRTEIRHIGSKYQGKI is encoded by the coding sequence ATGAAACATCTTAACAAACTTTTAGTTGCTGTGATGATGGTGATGGGTTTAAGTTCTCACGCACAAGACAGTAACAATCCATGGGCTATCTCATTTGGAGTTAATGCAGTTGATACAAGAACAAGTTCTGGTGCAGGACATGGTTTCTTCGATCAACACTTTTCTCAGCCATTTGCTGTAAAAGACAACTGGAACATTCTTCCTTCTTTATCTTACATTGGAGTAAGTAGATATGTTGGACATGGTTTCTCTGTTGGTTTACAAGGGTCTGTAAACAAAATTGATAAATATGTTACTTTTGATCTAAGCAATCCAGCTCATGACAACAGAGGTAATGTTGTAACTAATCCTGGTGACTTGATGTATTATGGTATTGATGCTGCTGTAAAGTATAGCTTTCAGGAATTAATCCATTCTAAAGTAGTTGATCCTTCGTTATCTGTTGGTGGAGGTTATACTTTCTTTGGTGATAGTAGCTACGGAACAGTTAACCCAGGTGCTGGTGTTACTTTCTGGTTTACAGATGCTATTGGTCTTGAACTTGCTACAAAATACAAATGGGCTGTTAGTGGTGACAGACAAGATGCTGCTGGTGTTCCAGACGCTCCATCTCACTTCCAACACACTGCTGGTCTAGTTTTCAAATTCGGAGGTAAAGATACTGACGGAGACGGAATCTACGATAAAGATGATGCTTGTCCAGATGTTGCTGGTTTAAAACAATTCAACGGATGTCCTGATACTGACGGAGACGGAATCGTTGATGCTTCTGACGCTTGTCCAGATGTATTTGGTTTAGCTGCATTAAACGGATGTCCTGATACTGACGGAGACGGAATTGCTGATAAAGATGACGCTTGTCCAGATGTTGCTGGTTTAGCTGCTTTAAAAGGTTGTCCTGATACTGACGGTGATGGTATCGCTGACAAAGATGACAAATGTCCTACAGTTGCTGGTCCTAAAGAAAATGGTGGTTGTCCTTTCTTAGACGCTGACAAAGACGGTGTTGCTGATAAAGATGATGATTGTCCTACAGTTTACGGTCCTGCTTCAAACAGAGGATGTCCAGAAGTAACTTCTGAAGCTTTAGAAGATCTTAAAGTTCAAGCAAGAGCTGTATACTTTAACTCAGGAAAAGCTACTTTTAAAACAGGAGACAAAGAAACTCCAGCTAGATTAGATGCAATTAAAGAAATCCTTAAAAACTATCCAAACGCGAAATTCTCTATTGAAGGACACACAGATAGCACAGGTTCTGCAAAAATCAATCAAAAACTTTCTGAAGAAAGAGCTGCTGCTGTTAAAAACGCTTTAATTGAAAGAGGTGTTAATCCAGAAAACTTAGAGTCTAAAGGATTTGGATCTTCTCAACCAGTAGCAAGTAACAAAACTGCTGCAGGTAAAGCACAAAACAGAAGAACAGAAATTAGACACATTGGTTCTAAATACCAAGGTAAAATCTAA
- the kbl gene encoding glycine C-acetyltransferase, translating to MYGKIKEHLQSELQTIEENGIFKKERIITSAQDAEITISTGEKVLNFCANNYLGLSSHPEVIQAAKDAMDTHGFGMSSVRFICGTQDIHKTLEKKISDFYGTEDTILYAAAFDANGGVFEPLLGENDAIISDSLNHASIIDGVRLCKAARYRYENSNMEDLEQQLIKANEAGSRFKLIVTDGVFSMDGLVAPLDKICDLADKYDAMVMVDECHAAGFIGATGKGTLEAKGVMGRVDIITGTLGKALGGAMGGYTTAKKEIIELLRQRSRPYLFSNSLAPAIVGASIKVFELLEKDTTLRDKLEWNTNYFNEGMKKAGFDIIDGDSAIVPVMLYDAKLSQTMANELLKQGIYVIGFFFPVVPKEKARIRVQLSAAHTKEHLDKAINAFVSVGQMLKVI from the coding sequence ATGTACGGTAAAATTAAAGAGCATTTGCAAAGTGAGTTGCAAACTATTGAAGAAAATGGAATTTTCAAAAAAGAACGTATTATAACATCTGCGCAAGATGCTGAAATTACGATTTCTACAGGAGAAAAGGTTTTGAACTTTTGTGCTAATAACTATTTAGGACTTTCTTCTCATCCAGAAGTTATTCAGGCAGCTAAAGACGCTATGGATACACACGGTTTCGGAATGTCGTCGGTTCGTTTTATTTGCGGAACGCAGGATATTCATAAAACTTTGGAGAAAAAGATCTCTGATTTTTATGGTACAGAAGATACGATTCTTTATGCAGCTGCATTTGATGCAAATGGTGGAGTTTTCGAGCCTTTATTAGGAGAGAATGATGCTATTATTTCAGATAGTTTAAATCACGCTTCTATTATAGATGGTGTTCGTTTGTGTAAAGCGGCTCGTTACAGATATGAAAACAGCAACATGGAAGACTTGGAACAGCAGCTTATTAAAGCTAATGAAGCTGGATCACGTTTTAAATTAATTGTTACTGATGGAGTTTTCTCTATGGACGGTCTTGTGGCGCCATTAGATAAAATTTGTGACTTAGCTGATAAATATGATGCAATGGTTATGGTTGACGAATGTCACGCAGCCGGATTTATAGGTGCTACTGGTAAAGGTACGCTTGAAGCAAAAGGTGTAATGGGACGTGTAGATATTATTACAGGAACTCTTGGTAAAGCTCTTGGTGGCGCTATGGGAGGTTATACTACAGCAAAGAAAGAAATTATCGAATTGTTGCGTCAGCGTTCAAGACCATATTTGTTTTCGAACTCACTTGCGCCTGCAATTGTTGGTGCTTCTATTAAAGTTTTTGAGCTTTTAGAAAAAGATACAACATTAAGAGATAAATTAGAGTGGAATACAAACTACTTTAACGAAGGAATGAAAAAAGCCGGATTTGATATTATTGACGGAGACTCGGCAATTGTACCTGTTATGTTATATGATGCGAAATTGTCGCAAACGATGGCAAACGAACTTTTGAAGCAAGGAATATATGTAATAGGATTCTTTTTTCCGGTTGTGCCAAAAGAAAAGGCAAGAATCAGAGTTCAGCTGTCAGCGGCGCATACAAAAGAACATTTGGACAAGGCTATAAACGCCTTTGTATCAGTGGGACAAATGTTAAAAGTTATATAA
- a CDS encoding PD-(D/E)XK nuclease family protein, translated as MINTSFLEKIAAVVIQDYSAKLADTTIILPNKRAKVFLIEALKKETKRTILAPEIVSIEDFVQDVASIRSIDSIELLFEFYEVYLSITEKQHQQSFELFANWAKTLLQDFNEIDRYLLEPSHVLSYLKDIEDIKKWGIEVENKTQLLENYIDFWKLLPLYYDSLYNHLLNKAIGYQGLIYREAVNNLNHFSDTVSDKTFIFAGFNALNAAEERIVQHLLALDQAKIYWDVDQTFLNDPYHDAGLFVRRFKESWKHYKSNPFEWIVDDFSQSKNIQVIGTPKTIGQAKLAGSIIENIINNDPSTSLDKVAIVLGEENLLLPVLYGLPASVGALNITMGYSGKNNPSQILIAKLFKMHTNALSRKGDSYVFYYKDVLDILTHPLIEPYAKANNLVKIIKENNYTFITHNRIVELNSSPSVLFGVLFQKWENGSMAVLENISALLLLIKENFSNDNEEEKIAKAFVFSVFKVINKLINYYSQHHYIDNIDTLHAIYKQIIDVAEVSFEGEPLHGLQIMGVLESRVLDFDTVIVTSMNEGKFPAGKSQNSFIPYDVKRELGLPTFKEKDAIYTYHFYHLLQRAKNIYLIYNTENDGLDAGERSRFITQLEVEKQRNHNLTFDIYNPILPTMAYQPMIIPKSEAVMERLKEIATAGFSPSALTSYIRNPIDFYFQKILRIREVEEVEENIALNTLGTIIHETLKSLYDPFVGKFISESDISNCFKLLDDEVLRQFKLVYKEGEIKKGRNLLAFEVAKRNVSNFLRMELEEIKNGDAIKIIALEKTFERELNHPKLPFPVLIKGNVDRIELRNGKIRIIDYKTGKVEKTNVILKSWNGLTQELKNDKIIQVLAYAFMFEQEAGEVPVEVGIISFKNLKSGFLPFGFKEDKELNSFVGKEILNNYIEEIVLLLKEIFDMNIPFEEKTE; from the coding sequence ATGATAAATACTTCTTTTCTCGAAAAAATTGCTGCCGTTGTAATTCAGGATTATTCTGCAAAACTTGCTGATACAACTATTATTTTGCCAAATAAAAGAGCTAAAGTTTTTTTAATAGAAGCATTGAAAAAAGAAACTAAAAGAACAATTCTTGCTCCTGAAATTGTTAGTATTGAAGATTTTGTGCAAGATGTCGCATCTATTAGATCAATAGACTCAATTGAACTTTTATTTGAGTTTTACGAAGTTTATCTTTCTATTACAGAAAAACAACATCAACAATCATTTGAGTTATTTGCAAATTGGGCTAAGACTCTTTTGCAGGATTTTAATGAGATTGATCGTTATCTTTTAGAGCCTTCTCATGTTTTGTCTTACTTAAAAGACATAGAAGATATTAAAAAGTGGGGTATCGAGGTCGAAAACAAAACACAACTTCTGGAGAATTATATTGATTTCTGGAAACTTTTGCCTTTGTATTACGATTCATTATACAATCACTTGCTGAATAAAGCGATTGGATATCAAGGTTTGATTTACAGAGAAGCTGTAAATAATTTGAACCATTTTTCGGATACCGTTTCAGACAAGACTTTTATTTTTGCGGGATTTAATGCTTTAAATGCTGCCGAAGAAAGAATTGTACAACACCTTTTAGCACTTGATCAGGCGAAAATTTATTGGGACGTTGATCAGACTTTTCTAAATGATCCATATCACGATGCAGGACTTTTTGTTCGTCGTTTTAAAGAAAGCTGGAAACATTATAAATCAAATCCTTTTGAATGGATTGTGGATGATTTTTCGCAATCTAAAAATATTCAGGTTATTGGAACTCCAAAAACTATTGGTCAGGCAAAGTTGGCGGGAAGCATTATTGAAAATATAATCAATAATGATCCATCGACTTCTCTTGATAAAGTTGCGATTGTACTTGGTGAAGAAAATCTTTTATTGCCGGTTTTGTACGGATTGCCAGCTTCGGTTGGAGCATTGAATATTACAATGGGATATTCCGGGAAGAATAATCCATCGCAAATATTAATTGCAAAACTGTTTAAAATGCATACAAACGCACTTTCCAGAAAAGGCGATAGTTATGTTTTTTATTATAAAGATGTATTGGATATTTTGACGCATCCTTTGATAGAACCTTACGCGAAAGCAAATAATCTGGTAAAGATTATCAAAGAGAATAACTACACTTTTATTACTCATAATCGGATTGTAGAACTCAATTCAAGTCCTTCGGTTTTGTTTGGTGTATTGTTCCAGAAATGGGAAAATGGATCAATGGCGGTTTTAGAAAATATCTCTGCACTTTTACTTTTGATAAAAGAGAATTTCAGCAATGATAATGAAGAAGAGAAAATTGCAAAAGCATTTGTCTTCTCTGTTTTTAAAGTGATTAATAAGCTTATTAATTATTATTCGCAGCATCATTATATTGATAATATTGATACACTTCATGCCATTTATAAACAAATTATAGATGTAGCCGAAGTTTCATTTGAAGGAGAGCCTTTGCATGGTTTGCAGATTATGGGAGTTCTGGAAAGTCGTGTTCTGGACTTTGATACCGTTATTGTGACTTCGATGAATGAAGGGAAATTTCCAGCCGGAAAATCTCAGAATTCATTTATTCCATATGATGTAAAACGCGAATTAGGTTTGCCAACTTTTAAAGAAAAAGACGCCATTTATACCTATCACTTTTATCATTTGCTTCAAAGAGCAAAAAATATTTATCTTATTTATAATACTGAAAATGATGGATTGGACGCTGGAGAACGTAGTCGTTTTATCACACAATTAGAAGTAGAAAAGCAAAGAAATCATAATCTTACGTTTGATATTTATAATCCGATTTTGCCAACAATGGCATATCAGCCAATGATAATTCCGAAGTCAGAAGCGGTAATGGAGCGTTTAAAAGAAATTGCTACTGCCGGTTTTTCACCTTCTGCATTGACGAGTTATATTCGAAATCCCATTGATTTTTATTTCCAGAAAATACTTCGAATCCGTGAAGTTGAAGAAGTCGAAGAAAATATTGCGTTAAACACTTTGGGAACGATTATTCACGAAACTTTAAAATCGTTGTATGATCCTTTTGTTGGGAAATTTATCTCAGAAAGTGATATTTCGAATTGCTTTAAATTATTAGATGATGAAGTTTTAAGGCAATTTAAATTGGTGTACAAAGAGGGTGAAATCAAGAAAGGACGTAATCTTTTGGCTTTTGAAGTTGCAAAACGAAATGTTTCAAATTTCCTGAGAATGGAATTAGAAGAAATCAAGAATGGTGATGCAATTAAAATCATAGCTTTAGAGAAAACTTTCGAACGAGAATTAAATCATCCAAAATTACCTTTTCCAGTTCTTATAAAAGGAAATGTTGACAGAATCGAGTTACGCAACGGAAAAATAAGAATCATCGATTATAAGACAGGAAAAGTAGAAAAGACGAATGTTATACTGAAATCATGGAATGGATTAACTCAAGAGCTTAAAAACGATAAAATTATTCAGGTTTTGGCATATGCTTTCATGTTTGAACAAGAAGCTGGAGAAGTTCCTGTTGAAGTTGGGATTATTTCTTTTAAAAATTTGAAATCTGGATTTTTACCATTCGGATTTAAAGAAGACAAAGAATTAAACTCCTTTGTTGGAAAAGAAATCTTAAACAATTATATCGAAGAAATCGTATTATTGTTGAAGGAGATTTTTGATATGAATATTCCTTTTGAAGAAAAAACCGAATAA